The genomic window AGTTCCTATTTCTTTTTAAGTCTTCAATAATTATCTGTGCTGTAAATTTCATAAATCGCTGTTTAATTTTGGAAGGATCTGAAAACTCAGGAAAACTCCATATGATATGCATGTGATTTGGCATTATGACAAATGCATATATAGTCATCTGCTTATTTAAGACTAGATGGTTTAAGCTATTTACGATAATCATTTTGTAATGATCATCCCTGAGAACCATCTTCCACTCCAGATTTGTTGCAGTAAAGAAATAAAGCTTACCACCTTGCATTATAGTATTAAGATAAATGTTTTATAGAAGCCATCCACATAGTTGTTGGTCAGCCTTTACTATACCTTTGCGAAGACCAACAACGGCCAAAAAACAAATAGTAATATGAAAATATTTTTGCAATTGCCTTCATTCTTGAAATCAGGGTTATATCATGTTTGTATCGTGAAAAATAATACTGTTTTTTCCAAACCGCTTTTAATTCTAAAATAATGAAACATAAAATCCCTTTTTACATAATTTTATTTTCATCTTTTTTCCAAAAAATTTCTGCACAACCTTGGCTACCCTTAGGCAATGGAGTAAACGGTTTTGTATATGCATTATGTGTAGATTCTCAATCAAATCTTTTATATGTTGGTGGTGATTTTGTGCGCGTTGGTGATAACTTGCCCGTCGAAAACCTGGCGGTATGGGACGGCAATGCATGGCTTACAACGGCGGAACTACCTCACCAGGTGAATGACCTTCAGTATTACCATGGGAAAATGTATGCAGCGCTAGACGATGGCTTAGTTGGGTATATCCAAGATAGCCGGTTCGTAATTGTAGGATCTTTTAGTGGTACTGTCAATACGCTTGGTGTTTGGAAAGATACCTTATATGCAGGAGGTTATTTTATAACTTCTTATAACGAAAATGAGGATGTAACAGTTAATCACATTGCTAGGTTTGACAGTATTTTTGAATGGCATGCATTGGGCAATGGTATAAACGTAGGGTCTAATGTTAAAAGTTTGTATGAATATAAAGGGGATTTAATTGCAGGTGGAGCCTTTGAAAAAGCAGGAGATACTATTCTAAATAATATAGGACGATGGGATGGTTATAATTGGCATTCAATGGGCAGCGGAGTTACCACTAGGGGAAAATATTATTTAGCTTATATTAATGCATTAGATACGTTTCAAAATAAATTAATTGTTGGCGGTGATTTTAAGCAGGTTGATGAAATAGAAGTGCACAGCCTGGCAACATGGTCAGGTAAAAAGTGGGACACTCTTGCCCAAACCCGAACAGATGTGGTCAATGTTCTTTACAGTGCCAATGAAGTTTTATATGTTTCAGGAGATTTGAAACAACCTATAATGGTTTGGAATGGAATAAAGTGGGACAATCTTAATTTCGGACGTTCTGGAGCAATTTATAGTAACGCTTTCTATTTAAATAATCTATATGTTGGTGGATTGTTCCCTGGATTGAATGATAGTTTAAATAATATTGCTTATCTTGATTATTCTACAAACCAGAATTTATGCACAGCTCCATATGCAGGTCAGGTCAGTGACATTACTTCTTCCGCCGCAACGCTCACGTGGCTAGATTCATCAACCATACCTACCTCTTACCGTATTTATTACAAAGTAAAAAATACTACTGGCTGGCAGAAGGTGCATGCCAAAACAAAAAATAAGGCACTTAAAGGATTACTGACAAATACAACTTATTCTTGGATGGTGGGAACGAAATGCGATACTTCTCATTCCGGGTTTTCGCAACGCTATGAATTCACCACTCTTACCGAAAAAAAATCGCTATCAGAAGATTATTCTCAATTTAATTTCTCCATATTCCCCAATCCAGGTAACGGACAAATTAATATAGTAGTTATTTCAGACAACAGTAGTCCCCTTATTCTTAAGATATATGATATGGCAGGCCGAGTTGTTTACTCTGATGGTTGGATAAATGGAGGCTCAAATGATAAACTACTGGATCTTTCAACACTCCAGCCGGGCATTTATTCTATGCAACTGCTCTGCAATAACCAGGAAGCAATTCGGAAGATGGTTCTGATAAAATAGATATTCATAATTTCCCATGATTTGAAAACTCAAAGTTTTCATTAATAGTCTCTTTTCTTTATAGAGGAATCTTATTGCAAGCATATGAGCTACCGCCATTTAAGATAATCGACTAGCAAGATGGCAGTCTTAAGATTGGTTTAGTACAGCTGCTCTAATAGTGAAATGATTAAAGACAGATTATAATGTTGATCTTCTAGTTATTGATATTTTCTCTTTTCATATCCACATACGCCGTGGATAGTAATCCATCATAGAGTTCATGTGGATATACGTTATACAGTTTACAGAGCTTAAATAAGTTTAACAAGTGTGGGTACGTCAGTCCTCGTTCCCACTTAGAGATTCTGTCCGTACTCGAAAACCCTAATTTTGTAGCGACATCAAGCTGTCTCAATCCTTGGTGTTTGCGATATTCACGTAATTTATTAGGCATTAATTATTTCGTTTAGGAATAAATCTTTGGCTATGGTGAAGCATACCTTGGTATAGTAATTATCGGAGGAGGGATAATATGCCAGAAGTGAGGAAATCGGTAGCTTTATTCTCAGGTTCGATGTTGTTCATGATCTTCCAAAGCTTCACCATATCCTCACTTACTTTCTGCCAAAAATCTTTTGGAGCGGAATTGACAGTAGTATCTAATTTTCCTTTATTTGATGGGCTATTTCGGAAAATTTGTTATTTGTGCATTGTTCGAACGAAGATGTATGAAGCCCGCCTTACGCGACAAATTAGTCAAAAAAAAAGGATTTACGTTGTAAATACTACATATTTCGGTAGTTCGAAAATTTTTCCATCGAATAACCACCCCTTGTGGAAATAGTAAAAGTCTTGCAACAGATATGGAGTTGGATAAACGATTTCAAAAATCTTTATCATAATTTTTTACACTTTCTAATGCGGATGCTGATTATGAGCGCTATCCTCTCTTTTCGGCTTATTTAAATCAGCATTATGCATCAGGAGCCAGACAGCACCTCCAACCCAAACGAGCAATGCGCCATCCAAAACAAGATTCATAGGTTCAAGTAAAAAGACCATGGTTATAATTGTTAAGTAGAAAATAATAAAATATTAGGAGGAAGGAATAGTTTGCCAGGTAGTTCCTTCATTTCCATCCTTAAGCTGTATACCTATTTTGACGAGCCGGTCCCGGATTGCATCAGAAGTAAAGAAGTCTCTTTTTTCTCTTGCTTCCTTTCTCATAGTTATCAGCAGCTCTATAACATCTTTCGTTTTATCATTTAATTCGTTTTCAGATTCATTTTTAAATCCAAAAATATCGCTCACAAAATCATCAAATGTTTTCTTTACCAATGCACAGGTCTCTCTTTTTATAGTTGAAATTTTCAATTGGCCATTTTGCCATGAAAAAATTTTAGATGTTAATTCAAATAAAGAAGCAAGCGACATAGCAGTATTAAAGTCATCGTTCATGTTTACCGTGCATGCATCACAAAGCTGCACCAGGTTGTTATCTTCCTCCTGGTCAAAATCGTGCATATTTTCATCATAGATAAGATTAGTGATTGCAGAATGAGCAGCCATAAGCCGCTGCAACCCTTTCTCAGCCGCTTTTAGAGCCTCATTTGAAAAATCCACAGTACTGCGGTAATGAGTTTGTAAAATAAAAAAACGCACCGTCATGGGCGAATATGCCTGTTCAAGGAGGGGATGATTGCCACTGAATAATTGAGAAATGGTAATGGTATTATTGAGCGACTTGCTCATCTTCTGACCATTAATGGTGATCATGTTGTTATGCATCCAATATCGGACAGGAGCTTTTCCGGTTACCACCTTTGTCTGGGCTATTTCACTTTCGTGATGGGGGAACATTAGATCCATACCGCCTCCATGGATATCAAAGGGTGTCCCAAGATATTTAGTTGCCATGGCTGAACATTCGATGTGCCAGCCGGGGAAACCTTCGCCCCAGGGGGATTTCCAGCGCATAATATGTTCCGGCGGGGAATTTTTCCAGAGAGCAAAATCAGCCGGATTGTGCTTTTCATTTTGGCCCTCCAGCTCGCGGCTTCCTGCAATCATATCTTCTATTTTTCTTCCGCTTAATCTTCCATAATCAAACTCCTGGGCATATTTCTTAACATCAAAATATACCGAGCCATTTACCACATAAGCAAATCCTTTTGCAAGGATTTCCTCAATCATGTTGATTTGTTCTATGATGTGTCCTGTTGCAGTAGGTTCAATATTAGGTCGCGAAACATTAAGGCGATCCATGGCATCATGAAAAAGATTGGTGTATTTGTTCACCAGTTCCATAGGCTCCAGTTGCTCCAGCTTTGCCTTGTTCATCACTTTGTCTTCCGATTCACGGTCTTCTTCTTCAAAATGACCGGCATCAGTAATATTGCGCACATACCTTACCTGGTAGCCCTGATATTTTAGCCACCTGTATACAATATCAAATACAATCTGTGCACGCACATGCCCAAGATGTGATTCACCACTTACTGTTGGTCCGCATACATACATACCCACATGGGGCGGTGTAAGGGGTGCAAAAACTTCCTTCTCGCGCGTTAATGTATTATAGATACGAAGAGGATTCATTCAGATTGGTCAAATTGGTTGCGAATATAAAACTCTAATTCCTGGATAATAAAAAATATATCTGAACGGATGAGAGAAAATAGTACGATTAAGCTCAATTTTAAAATGAAAAAAAATTAAAGATTATTTTATTTCATTGCAACAGATATGCCAAGCAACCGGGAGATCTCTTCTATTCTTAAAACATTATCTGAACTCATGGAGTTGCATGGCAAAACCAGCTTCAAAACAAAATCATATGCGTCCGCTGCTTTCCAAATAGGGCGTTTGGATGATGAAGTAGAAAACCTTGCCCGGCCACAGCTTGAAAAGATTATTAATAAATCCATAATTCCTAAGATTATGGAGCTTAAAGAAACGGGCACTCTTGAAATGCTTGAAGAGCTCATAGAGCTTACACCTCCGGGCATTTTTGAAATGATGCGTATTAAAGGGTTGGGGGGTAAAAAGCTTGGCTTAATCTGGAAAAAGGCAGGCATTGAAAACCTCGAAGCGTTACTCGAGGCTTGTAAAAATAATGAGCTTGCGCAGCTTAACGGTTTTGGAGAAAAAACACAGCAGAATATCCTTAAATCCATTGAATACTATAATGCTAATACGAATAAATTTCACCTGGCAACTGTAGCGAGAGATGGAGAAAAAATTGTGGAATCGCTGAAACGGGTTTTTAAAAGTGACCAGGTGAGCCTGTGCGGTGAGCTGCGGCGACAATGCAATGTAGTTTCCGGAATTGAAATTTTGTGTACACTTCCTTCTAAAAAGGTTATAGCAAAAAAATCAGAGTTGCCTCATCTGATCATTAAATCTTCTTCAGCGAATGAAATAAAAGGACACACTATTAATGAGATTCCGTTTACAATATATGTCACGTCAGAGGAAGAATATTTTTATACCCTGTTTAAAATGACAGGAAATGAAGAACATGTAAATAAGATAATAAGCAGAGTAAAAGACAGCTATTCTGTATATGAATCGGAAGAACAGATTTATAAAGCTGCTGAAGTTTCGTATGTACTTCCGGAAATGCGTGAGAACCTTGCAGAATGGGATTTCATCAAAAAAGAAAAAGCAAATAACCTGGTTACAGATGGAGACATTCTTGGCGTGGTTCACAACCATACTACCTGGAGTGATGGTATAGACACACTAAAAAATTTTGCAGACGCCTGCATTAGGAAAGGCTTTCAATATGCAGTTATTTCGGATCATTCAAAAAATGCACACTATGCGGGAGGGCTTACTGAGGAACAGATTATAAGGCAACAGGAAGAAATTGATGCTTTAAATAAAAAAATTGCGCCTTTTAAAATCTTTAAAAGCATTGAATGTGATATTTTAATAGATGGTAACCTCGATTACAATAATGATTTTCTCAAACGCTTCGACCTCGTAATTATATCCGTACATCAGTCCTTAAAAATGGATGAAGAAAAAGCAACAAAGCGCTTATTAAGAGCTATTGAAAATCCATATACTACCATCCTCGGTCACATGACCGGCAGAAAATTATTGGTACGAAGTGGCTTTCCCGTTGATTACAAAAAAATAATTGATGCCTGTGCTGCGAATAATGTGATTATTGAAATTAATGCCAATCCTTACCGGCTTGATATGGATTATTCTCATATTCCCTATGCGCTTAAAAAAGGCGTAATGATCTCTGTAAATCCCGATGCACACAGCATTGGTGAAATTGATAATATTCACTGGGGCATTACTTCAGCACGTAAAGGAGGATTGACCAAAGACATGACATGGAATGCGATGACCTTGAAAGAAATCGAAAAATGGCTTAAAAATCGCAGGCGTAGACAGACTTAGGAAGTTAAATTCGATGGTATCTCACTACATTCATTATTTAGCTTTTAATGCTGAGTTAATTGTGGTTTCTTTTTGTATATCATTCACCCGGTGAGAATTTGTTTTATATGCGCTGGATTACCCCTCTATCATTTGCTGCTTCGGTCCTTTGCTTTTTTATGCCTTTTATTAAGGCAGGATGCACTGATCGTGAATTAGGAAAATTATCAGGTATTGAGCTTATAACAGAACTTAAGAGTACCACAGATAAAACTTTTCCTCCTTCAAATAATGAAAATATTGCAGGCGGCACCATTCATGTAATCGAAAGAAATTATTTTGCCCTGGTTGCTATAATGCTTGCTATCGGCGGATTCATTTTATTTTTTTTATTGAAGGAGCAGAAAGATATGTTGCTCAGCATTATTGGACTGGCTGGTTTAATGTGCTTACTGTTAATGAGAATTCAAATGGATAATTCAAGTTCAAAATTCTTTAGCGGGATGAACTGTGCAATCATGCTGAACTATACGTATGGATACTGGTTCACAACTATACTGTTTGCTTCAATAGGAACCATCCATATGAATGCCTTTATTCAGTCTCAAAAGGTGACAGACGAAATCTTGACTGATCAATCATAAAATTGATCTCCTTTCCATCATTTTCCTTTTTACATTTGACTTTTGACCATTTACTATGGAAAGAGACGATTTACTTTTTAATCTTATCGGCAAGGAACTGGAGCGGCAACGTCACGGCATAGAGCTGATTGCTTCAGAAAATTTTGTAAGCCTGCAGGTGATGGAAGCAATGGGCAGTTGCCTTACAAATAAATATGCTGAAGGATATCCTGGCAGAAGATACTATGGCGGCTGCGAAGTAGTGGATGAGGTAGAGCAGCTTGCCATCGACCGTGTAAAGAAACTATTTGGCGCTTCTTATGCTAATGTGCAGCCGCATTCAGGAGCGCAGGCAAATGCATCCGTGTTTCTGGCGGTTCTGCGACCCGGAGATACCATCTTAGGGCTTGACCTTTCTCACGGCGGTCATCTGACTCATGGTTCACCGGTAAATTCATCGGGTAAATTATATCACCCGGTGTTTTATGGTGTTGAAAAAGAAACCGGTAGAATCAATATGGATCAGGTGGAGCGCGTCGCCATTCA from Chitinophagales bacterium includes these protein-coding regions:
- a CDS encoding transposase, with protein sequence MQGGKLYFFTATNLEWKMVLRDDHYKMIIVNSLNHLVLNKQMTIYAFVIMPNHMHIIWSFPEFSDPSKIKQRFMKFTAQIIIEDLKRNRN
- a CDS encoding T9SS type A sorting domain-containing protein gives rise to the protein MKHKIPFYIILFSSFFQKISAQPWLPLGNGVNGFVYALCVDSQSNLLYVGGDFVRVGDNLPVENLAVWDGNAWLTTAELPHQVNDLQYYHGKMYAALDDGLVGYIQDSRFVIVGSFSGTVNTLGVWKDTLYAGGYFITSYNENEDVTVNHIARFDSIFEWHALGNGINVGSNVKSLYEYKGDLIAGGAFEKAGDTILNNIGRWDGYNWHSMGSGVTTRGKYYLAYINALDTFQNKLIVGGDFKQVDEIEVHSLATWSGKKWDTLAQTRTDVVNVLYSANEVLYVSGDLKQPIMVWNGIKWDNLNFGRSGAIYSNAFYLNNLYVGGLFPGLNDSLNNIAYLDYSTNQNLCTAPYAGQVSDITSSAATLTWLDSSTIPTSYRIYYKVKNTTGWQKVHAKTKNKALKGLLTNTTYSWMVGTKCDTSHSGFSQRYEFTTLTEKKSLSEDYSQFNFSIFPNPGNGQINIVVISDNSSPLILKIYDMAGRVVYSDGWINGGSNDKLLDLSTLQPGIYSMQLLCNNQEAIRKMVLIK
- a CDS encoding helix-turn-helix transcriptional regulator, which produces MPNKLREYRKHQGLRQLDVATKLGFSSTDRISKWERGLTYPHLLNLFKLCKLYNVYPHELYDGLLSTAYVDMKRENINN
- a CDS encoding cysteine--tRNA ligase translates to MNPLRIYNTLTREKEVFAPLTPPHVGMYVCGPTVSGESHLGHVRAQIVFDIVYRWLKYQGYQVRYVRNITDAGHFEEEDRESEDKVMNKAKLEQLEPMELVNKYTNLFHDAMDRLNVSRPNIEPTATGHIIEQINMIEEILAKGFAYVVNGSVYFDVKKYAQEFDYGRLSGRKIEDMIAGSRELEGQNEKHNPADFALWKNSPPEHIMRWKSPWGEGFPGWHIECSAMATKYLGTPFDIHGGGMDLMFPHHESEIAQTKVVTGKAPVRYWMHNNMITINGQKMSKSLNNTITISQLFSGNHPLLEQAYSPMTVRFFILQTHYRSTVDFSNEALKAAEKGLQRLMAAHSAITNLIYDENMHDFDQEEDNNLVQLCDACTVNMNDDFNTAMSLASLFELTSKIFSWQNGQLKISTIKRETCALVKKTFDDFVSDIFGFKNESENELNDKTKDVIELLITMRKEAREKRDFFTSDAIRDRLVKIGIQLKDGNEGTTWQTIPSS
- a CDS encoding DNA polymerase/3'-5' exonuclease PolX encodes the protein MPSNREISSILKTLSELMELHGKTSFKTKSYASAAFQIGRLDDEVENLARPQLEKIINKSIIPKIMELKETGTLEMLEELIELTPPGIFEMMRIKGLGGKKLGLIWKKAGIENLEALLEACKNNELAQLNGFGEKTQQNILKSIEYYNANTNKFHLATVARDGEKIVESLKRVFKSDQVSLCGELRRQCNVVSGIEILCTLPSKKVIAKKSELPHLIIKSSSANEIKGHTINEIPFTIYVTSEEEYFYTLFKMTGNEEHVNKIISRVKDSYSVYESEEQIYKAAEVSYVLPEMRENLAEWDFIKKEKANNLVTDGDILGVVHNHTTWSDGIDTLKNFADACIRKGFQYAVISDHSKNAHYAGGLTEEQIIRQQEEIDALNKKIAPFKIFKSIECDILIDGNLDYNNDFLKRFDLVIISVHQSLKMDEEKATKRLLRAIENPYTTILGHMTGRKLLVRSGFPVDYKKIIDACAANNVIIEINANPYRLDMDYSHIPYALKKGVMISVNPDAHSIGEIDNIHWGITSARKGGLTKDMTWNAMTLKEIEKWLKNRRRRQT